In the Danio rerio strain Tuebingen ecotype United States chromosome 8, GRCz12tu, whole genome shotgun sequence genome, one interval contains:
- the LOC141375728 gene encoding E3 ubiquitin-protein ligase RBBP6-like isoform X2 yields the protein MSCVHYRFQSRLTYDSLQFEGLNISAGELKRQIMRSKRLKFCQLKISNAQTDEEYTDDALIPKNTSVIIRRIPAAGLKSSNRRFVGHQAGRWREPSPRADPSLLSLEQLLKTENLAEAKASEEDKLKAVMYQSSLCYYSSRAAAPRRTSASGRAQGFPAASCWRWTTQTERES from the exons atgtcttgtgttcactacaggttccagagtcgactcacctacgactcgctccagtttgaaggcctcaacatcagcgcgggggagctgaagcggcagatcatgaggagcaagaggctgaagttctgccagctgaagatcagcaacgcccagactgatgaag aatacacagatgatgctctcatccctaaaaacacgtcggtcatcatcagacggatccctgcggcgggactgaagtcctcaaacagaagatttgttgg acatcaagctggacgctggcgtgaaccttcacctagagctgatccttcactcctctcactggagcagttgttgaag actgagaatctggctgaggcaaaggcgtcagaggaggacaagctgaaagcggtgatgtaccagtccagcctgtgctactactccagcag ggcagccgctccgcgccgcacaagcgcatccggaagagcacagggattccccgcagcttcctgttggaggtggacgacccagaccgaaagggagtcatga
- the LOC141375728 gene encoding E3 ubiquitin-protein ligase RBBP6-like isoform X1 produces MSCVHYRFQSRLTYDSLQFEGLNISAGELKRQIMRSKRLKFCQLKISNAQTDEEYTDDALIPKNTSVIIRRIPAAGLKSSNRRFVGHQAGRWREPSPRADPSLLSLEQLLKTENLAEAKASEEDKLKAVMYQSSLCYYSSSEAMRLLGIPGHHIRHCPTNVGSRSAPHKRIRKSTGIPRSFLLEVDDPDRKGVMIDGSGRYVIPIIDAEAYAAEKRKRPSFSCQTEPLPSSSSAGAASSVRDAGGKRSRSPSSPETRGHQKRPRR; encoded by the exons atgtcttgtgttcactacaggttccagagtcgactcacctacgactcgctccagtttgaaggcctcaacatcagcgcgggggagctgaagcggcagatcatgaggagcaagaggctgaagttctgccagctgaagatcagcaacgcccagactgatgaag aatacacagatgatgctctcatccctaaaaacacgtcggtcatcatcagacggatccctgcggcgggactgaagtcctcaaacagaagatttgttgg acatcaagctggacgctggcgtgaaccttcacctagagctgatccttcactcctctcactggagcagttgttgaag actgagaatctggctgaggcaaaggcgtcagaggaggacaagctgaaagcggtgatgtaccagtccagcctgtgctactactccagcag tgaggccatgaggctgcttgggatcccgggacaccacattaggcactgccccactaatgtg ggcagccgctccgcgccgcacaagcgcatccggaagagcacagggattccccgcagcttcctgttggaggtggacgacccagaccgaaagggagtcatgatagacggcagcggcagatacgtcattcccatcatagacgc tgaggcctatgctgctgagaagagaaagaggccgtccttctcctgccagaccgagcctttgccctcctcgtcctcagcaggtgcggcatcttcggtccgggacgccggagggaaacggtcccgctccccatcttcaccagagacgcgcggccaccagaagagaccacgtcgctga